One genomic window of Cyanobacteriota bacterium includes the following:
- a CDS encoding glutathione peroxidase — MSSNISDIVVKTPTGSEKSLGDYAGNVLLIVNVASYCGYTPQYAGLQRLHETYGPKGLKVLGFPCNDFGAQEPGSNEEIAQFCTRNYGVTFELFDKVHAIGAQQHPLYARLTTAVTPAGDVSWNFEKFLINKQGGIVARYRSSVKPDDPDLVAAIERELAA, encoded by the coding sequence ATGAGCAGTAACATTTCGGATATTGTCGTCAAAACCCCAACAGGCAGCGAAAAATCCTTAGGCGATTATGCAGGTAACGTGCTCCTGATTGTCAACGTCGCGTCTTACTGTGGCTATACCCCCCAGTACGCAGGGTTGCAAAGGTTGCACGAAACCTATGGGCCAAAGGGCTTAAAGGTGCTGGGGTTTCCCTGTAATGATTTTGGTGCCCAAGAACCTGGATCTAACGAAGAAATTGCCCAATTCTGCACCCGCAATTACGGCGTGACCTTTGAGCTATTTGACAAAGTACATGCGATCGGAGCACAACAGCATCCACTATATGCAAGGCTAACGACTGCGGTCACCCCTGCGGGAGATGTTTCCTGGAACTTTGAAAAATTTCTGATTAATAAACAAGGCGGTATTGTTGCGCGCTATCGCAGTAGTGTCAAG